In Armatimonadota bacterium, the following proteins share a genomic window:
- the recJ gene encoding single-stranded-DNA-specific exonuclease RecJ, which translates to MSVVGCLPHRVRWVVYPWRPELVARLQREVGVSEILARLLVNRGITEPDQAERFLNPDWAHLPDALLLPDAQVAVNRLLQAMERKEKILVYGDYDVDGVTSAALWFHTLSKLRARVQAKVPHRKRDGYDIRVPVVDEAHRQGVSLILTCDCGIQAHDVVERARELGIDVIITDHHEPGEEVPRALAVVNPHLPGSRYPFPNLSGVGVSYRLGEALVRAKGFSPQNYRNHFLDLATLGTIADVMPLMEENRVFAWYGLPSIPRSKRPGVQALLSVARVPTDKPLTMRQVQFALAPRINAVGRLDDAAVALELLTTDDAQRALRLAQELEEHNQRRRSEQQRILEQAMEQAAQRDIAREWVLVLAGEEWDKGVIGIVASKVLEQYHRPTVMISVDAEYGVGRGSARSIRPYDIFRAIEERRELFIECGGHTLAAGFSIRVEHIEELREHLNRLAHEWMSPEDLLPRLDIDADIEPADVTPALVDEIARMEPFGHGNPEPMFLSRGLTILEKRRVGNGSHWKLTVRGEALPPTGCIAFGMGEYDDRFEVGDEVDMVYTPQWNEFNGRRDIQLQVHDIRHSLGIIE; encoded by the coding sequence ATGTCAGTGGTGGGGTGTCTTCCTCATCGTGTGCGCTGGGTGGTTTATCCGTGGCGCCCTGAACTCGTCGCCAGGCTTCAGCGAGAGGTGGGCGTCAGTGAGATTCTGGCTCGTCTGTTGGTGAACCGCGGTATTACCGAACCCGACCAGGCGGAGCGTTTCCTGAACCCCGATTGGGCGCATCTGCCGGATGCCCTGTTGCTTCCCGATGCTCAGGTTGCCGTGAACCGTCTCCTGCAGGCGATGGAACGCAAAGAGAAAATCCTTGTTTACGGCGACTACGACGTAGATGGCGTGACCAGCGCGGCGTTGTGGTTCCACACGCTGAGCAAGCTGCGAGCACGTGTGCAGGCGAAAGTGCCTCATCGCAAACGCGATGGGTACGATATCCGTGTGCCGGTGGTGGACGAAGCGCATCGCCAGGGTGTATCGCTCATCCTTACCTGTGACTGCGGCATTCAGGCGCACGATGTGGTGGAGCGTGCTCGCGAGCTGGGGATAGATGTTATCATTACCGACCACCATGAGCCGGGTGAGGAGGTGCCCCGGGCTCTCGCGGTGGTCAACCCGCATCTGCCGGGCTCCCGGTACCCCTTTCCCAACCTGAGCGGGGTAGGGGTCAGCTATCGTCTGGGGGAGGCACTGGTGCGGGCGAAGGGTTTCTCGCCACAGAACTACCGCAATCACTTTCTGGACCTCGCCACGCTCGGTACGATTGCCGACGTGATGCCCCTGATGGAGGAGAACCGCGTGTTTGCCTGGTACGGTCTGCCCTCCATCCCCCGTTCAAAGCGACCGGGCGTGCAGGCATTGTTGTCGGTGGCACGTGTTCCTACGGACAAACCGTTGACCATGCGTCAGGTACAGTTTGCGCTGGCGCCGCGCATCAATGCGGTCGGAAGACTGGACGATGCGGCGGTGGCGCTGGAGCTATTGACCACCGATGACGCCCAGCGTGCTCTGCGGCTGGCACAGGAGCTGGAGGAACACAATCAGCGCAGGCGCAGTGAGCAGCAGCGTATTCTGGAGCAGGCAATGGAACAGGCAGCGCAGCGTGACATCGCTCGCGAGTGGGTGCTGGTGCTGGCGGGTGAAGAGTGGGATAAAGGCGTTATCGGCATTGTGGCAAGCAAGGTGCTGGAGCAGTACCATCGCCCGACAGTCATGATTTCTGTGGATGCTGAGTATGGGGTAGGGCGCGGTTCCGCTCGCAGCATTCGTCCTTACGACATTTTCCGTGCGATAGAAGAACGCCGTGAACTGTTTATCGAATGCGGAGGACACACGCTGGCGGCGGGCTTCTCCATTCGGGTGGAGCATATCGAGGAGCTGCGAGAGCACCTGAACCGTCTGGCTCATGAATGGATGTCGCCCGAAGACCTGCTGCCGCGGCTAGATATCGACGCCGACATCGAGCCTGCCGATGTGACACCTGCGCTGGTGGACGAAATAGCACGGATGGAGCCGTTTGGACATGGCAACCCCGAACCGATGTTCCTCAGTCGCGGTCTAACTATTCTGGAGAAGCGACGAGTAGGAAATGGCTCCCACTGGAAGCTGACCGTGCGCGGCGAGGCGTTGCCGCCCACAGGCTGTATTGCCTTCGGCATGGGCGAATACGACGACCGGTTCGAAGTGGGAGACGAAGTGGACATGGTCTATACTCCCCAGTGGAACGAATTCAACGGACGGCGCGATATCCAGCTTCAGGTGCACGATATTCGGCACAGTTTGGGTATAATAGAATAA
- the dtd gene encoding D-aminoacyl-tRNA deacylase, with product MRAVLQRVARAEVCVNGERVASIGRGYLVLLGVTHTDGESDARYIADKIASLRLFEDEAGKINLGITDVGGEVLIVSQFTLYADCRKGRRPSFTDAAPPEMADRLYRRVAEMLREAGLPVQTGVFGAHMQVALVNDGPVTILLDSQKGF from the coding sequence ATGCGGGCGGTGCTACAACGGGTCGCTCGTGCCGAGGTCTGCGTGAACGGCGAGCGAGTAGCGTCTATCGGCAGGGGGTACCTGGTGCTGCTGGGGGTGACGCACACCGACGGCGAATCGGACGCCCGCTACATCGCCGACAAAATCGCTTCCCTGCGCCTCTTTGAGGACGAGGCAGGCAAAATCAACCTGGGCATCACCGACGTCGGCGGGGAAGTGCTCATTGTGTCGCAATTCACACTGTATGCGGACTGTCGCAAAGGTCGCCGTCCTAGCTTTACCGACGCCGCACCGCCGGAGATGGCAGACAGGCTGTATCGGCGGGTGGCGGAGATGCTGCGCGAGGCGGGCTTACCTGTGCAGACGGGCGTGTTCGGAGCGCACATGCAGGTCGCGCTGGTCAACGACGGACCTGTGACGATTCTGCTGGATAGCCAGAAGGGGTTTTAA
- a CDS encoding (p)ppGpp synthetase — translation MIAHFDIEHILPDFGTDLPEELLALLDRVREYHPQADTSAIVRAYRVAEFIHRGETRASGEPYITHPLAVAGILAELEMDIPTISAGLMHDVIEDGKDEQGNPRITLEDIRLLFDDEVAMLVDGVTKLASYLDVERDLEETTDHEKRRRKRDIVQTAANLRKIFVAMSRDLRVMIIKLADRLHNMRTLDALSRERQIKIATETMQILAPMAHRLGIWQIKWQLEDLAFKYLEPEKYAELAARVQRTRREREEDINEAIRILKEGLERERIRAEVHGRPKHLYSIYQKMLKEEIDLDQIYDLLAIRVIVDTVADCYHALGVVHDLWLPIPGRFDDYIAKPKPNMYQSLHTKVIGPRQQPLEVQIRTWEMHRTADFGIAAHWQYKEGANQQDRFEQRMRMLRQQLFEWQADGKDSSEFLRSVVNDLFNDQVFAFTPKGDVIDLVAGSTPVDFAYRVHTDVGNTCVGAKVNGRIVPLNYQLKNGDIVEIITRPNAHPSRDWLNFVKTSHARSKIKQYFRKQAHAENVARGREMLEREVERLGLDPKEVLHADALEQVAKQLNLPGGEEVYAAVGDGRYSAQAVLNRVLPKVPLQPSLFPTGKVLEGEARLSIDGVDNVMIRRAKCCTPLPGDDVIGYTSRGRGITLHRRSCVNVQNYLLHEPERLVAVRWDEKPGACYATSLHIEAADRTGLLSDISSVFGESKTNITAIRTQSRRDGTAGIDITVEVLGVSHLHSLMDKLRRISDVLDIRRAGTIGEAA, via the coding sequence ATGATAGCACACTTTGACATAGAACATATCCTTCCCGATTTCGGCACCGATCTGCCGGAGGAACTGCTCGCGCTCCTGGACCGGGTGCGGGAGTACCATCCGCAGGCGGATACATCCGCTATCGTACGGGCGTACCGGGTAGCCGAGTTCATCCATCGGGGAGAGACGCGCGCCTCCGGTGAGCCTTACATCACCCACCCCCTGGCGGTAGCAGGCATTCTCGCTGAACTGGAGATGGATATCCCTACCATCTCGGCAGGTTTGATGCACGATGTGATCGAAGACGGCAAAGACGAGCAAGGTAACCCCCGCATTACGCTCGAAGACATTCGGCTTCTGTTCGACGATGAGGTTGCAATGCTGGTAGACGGGGTTACCAAACTGGCGAGCTACCTGGACGTGGAGCGAGACCTGGAGGAAACGACTGACCACGAAAAGCGCAGGCGAAAGCGAGACATTGTGCAAACAGCAGCGAACTTGCGCAAGATTTTCGTGGCGATGTCGCGAGACCTGCGCGTGATGATTATCAAGCTCGCTGACCGCCTGCACAATATGCGCACCCTGGATGCCCTCTCCCGCGAAAGACAGATAAAAATCGCCACCGAAACCATGCAAATCCTCGCCCCGATGGCGCACCGGCTGGGTATCTGGCAGATTAAGTGGCAACTGGAAGACCTGGCGTTCAAGTACCTGGAGCCCGAAAAGTACGCAGAACTCGCTGCCCGCGTGCAACGTACGCGCAGAGAGCGAGAAGAGGACATCAACGAAGCCATCCGTATCCTTAAAGAAGGGCTGGAGAGGGAGAGGATACGGGCGGAGGTACATGGCAGACCGAAGCACCTGTACAGTATCTATCAGAAGATGCTCAAAGAGGAGATTGACCTGGACCAGATTTACGACCTGCTGGCGATACGTGTGATTGTGGACACGGTTGCCGATTGCTATCATGCGCTGGGGGTGGTACACGACCTCTGGTTGCCTATCCCCGGACGTTTCGATGACTACATCGCCAAACCCAAGCCGAATATGTATCAGTCCCTGCATACGAAGGTCATCGGTCCGCGTCAACAGCCGCTGGAGGTACAGATACGCACCTGGGAGATGCATCGCACCGCCGATTTCGGCATCGCTGCGCACTGGCAGTACAAGGAGGGCGCGAACCAGCAGGACCGCTTCGAACAGCGTATGCGCATGCTCAGACAGCAGCTGTTCGAGTGGCAGGCGGATGGAAAGGATTCCTCCGAGTTCCTGCGCTCTGTGGTGAACGATCTGTTCAACGACCAGGTGTTCGCATTCACCCCGAAGGGGGATGTGATAGACCTCGTGGCAGGTTCAACGCCAGTAGACTTCGCGTATCGGGTGCACACTGACGTAGGAAACACGTGCGTTGGGGCGAAGGTGAACGGACGCATCGTGCCCCTGAACTACCAGTTGAAAAACGGCGACATCGTAGAGATTATCACCCGCCCGAATGCCCATCCCAGCCGCGACTGGCTGAACTTTGTCAAGACCTCGCACGCCCGCAGCAAAATCAAGCAGTACTTCCGCAAGCAGGCGCACGCCGAAAACGTGGCGCGAGGCAGGGAGATGCTGGAACGCGAGGTAGAACGCCTGGGGCTGGACCCGAAAGAGGTTCTACACGCCGACGCGCTGGAGCAGGTTGCCAAACAGCTCAACCTGCCGGGCGGCGAAGAGGTGTATGCCGCTGTCGGCGATGGTCGCTACTCGGCGCAGGCGGTGCTCAATCGTGTGCTGCCCAAGGTGCCTCTACAGCCCTCCCTGTTCCCGACCGGTAAAGTGCTGGAGGGCGAGGCGCGCCTGTCCATAGACGGCGTTGACAATGTGATGATTCGCCGAGCCAAATGCTGTACCCCTCTGCCCGGCGACGACGTAATCGGTTATACCTCGCGCGGCAGGGGTATCACGTTACACCGTCGTTCCTGCGTGAACGTGCAAAACTACCTGTTGCACGAACCGGAACGGCTGGTGGCAGTACGCTGGGACGAGAAACCGGGCGCGTGTTATGCCACCTCCCTGCACATCGAAGCCGCCGACCGCACCGGATTGCTATCCGATATCTCCTCCGTGTTCGGCGAATCCAAAACCAACATCACCGCCATACGCACTCAGTCGCGTCGTGATGGTACTGCCGGTATCGATATCACTGTGGAGGTGCTGGGCGTTTCCCACCTGCATAGCCTGATGGACAAGCTGCGTCGCATCAGCGACGTGCTGGACATCCGGCGCGCGGGCACGATAGGGGAGGCAGCGTAA